A part of Onthophagus taurus isolate NC chromosome 7, IU_Otau_3.0, whole genome shotgun sequence genomic DNA contains:
- the LOC139430765 gene encoding uncharacterized protein, which produces MSSEINDIAKKVIENSLLPSKSIKIYNGAYNKFLTWCNKKNIKDYSENTLLVYFYELVTESKWKCSTLWSQYSMLRTVLNINYNVDISKYMKLRAFLKKQNEGYRPKKSKVFTKEQFDKFLDEAPNDKYLGLKVVLIIGISGACRCDELVNLTLNDVESLGSVIRVTIPDSKTNKSRSFTIIGDKYINLYQKYVALRPQDFESRRFFLKYLNGKCCRMVMGIHVIGKIPLKVATYLNLPQPNEYTGHSLRRTSATLLVDGGGDLTCLKRLGGWKSGTVAEGYIEESMFNQNENARKILSSHNVDVNINNDSIHDNTVIFNDSENISREVSTKKGVVPSEEVNFCGAVFKKCTVNINIYKK; this is translated from the exons atgtCGTCCGAAATTAACGATATCGCGAAGAAGGTAATAGAAAATAGTTTATTACCTTCgaaatctattaaaatatataatggtgcgtacaataaatttcttacatggtgtaataaaaaaaatataaaagactATTCGGAAAATACATTACTAGTGTATTTTTACGAATTAGTAACCGAATCTAAATGGAAATGTTCCACTTTATGGTCTCAATACTCCATGTTAAGAACAGTATTGAACATTAACTACAATGTTGACATATCGAAATATATGAAACTACgagcatttttgaaaaaacagaATGAGGGCTATAGACCCAAGAAATCAAAAGTATTTACAAAAGAACAATTTGACAAGTTTTTGGATGAAGCTCCAAATGACAAATATTTAGGACTTAAG gttgttttaataattggaATATCGGGGGCATGTAGATGCGATGAGTTAGTAAATTTAACACTAAATGACGTAGAAAGTTTAGGATCCGTCATTCGTGTAACTATTCCTGATAGTAAAACTAACAAATCAAGGTCATTTACAATAATTGGAGACAAGTATATAAACCTATATCAAAAGTATGTAGCATTGAGACCTCAGGACTTTGAAagtagaagattttttttaaaatatcttaatggAAAGTGTTGTCGAATGGTTATGGGAATTCATGTGATTGGTAAAATCCCTCTAAAAGTGGCCACATACTTAAATTTACCACAACCAAACGAATATACTGGACATTCATTACGAAGAACGTCAGCCACTTTACTTGTAGATGGAGGAGGCGATCTTACCTGTTTAAAAAGACTTGGTGGATGGAAATCCGGCACAGTGGCTGAAGGCTACATAGAAGAGTCGATGTtcaatcaaaatgaaaatgcaagaaaaattttatcaagCCATAACGTAGACGTTAACATAAATAATGATTCAATTCATGATAATAcagtaatttttaatgacaGTGAAAACATCTCCAGAGAAGTTTCCACCAAAAAAGGAGTAGTTCCCTCAGAAGAAGTAAACTTTTGTGGAGCTGTTTTCAAGAAATGCacagttaatattaatatttataaaaaataa